Proteins encoded by one window of Salvia splendens isolate huo1 chromosome 5, SspV2, whole genome shotgun sequence:
- the LOC121803455 gene encoding uncharacterized protein C6C3.02c-like isoform X2 codes for MRMRAESPSRSKMARRSSGRSSRPAARSPPPQKVNRAPPPAPVQGGSGGSMLGSTIAQGMAFGTGSAMAHRAVDAVMGPRTIQHETVASEALAAPASEACSPHNKAFQDNVLPSLLRTSTSSCAIFSADSHGSDITKCQFYMNMLAECRRNSGSNSMMSS; via the exons ATGAGGATGAGAGCAGAGTCTCCTTCTCGTAGCAAAATGGCTCGCCGTAGTTCAG GAAGATCTTCCCGCCCAGCTGCACGCAGCCCACCTCCTCAAAAAG TGAATAGAGCTCCTCCTCCGGCCCCAGTCCAGGGTGGCTCCGGTGGATCCATGCTTGGTTCAACCATTGCTCAAG GGATGGCATTTGGTACTGGAAGTGCAATGGCACATAGGGCAGTTGATGCGGTTATGGGTCCACGTACAATTCAGCATGAAACAGTTGCATCTGAAGCTTTAGCAGCTCCTGCATCTGAAGCCTGCAGCCCGCACAATAAAGCGTTCCAAGAT AATGTCTTGCCTTCCCTGCTTCGAACTTCGACGAGCTCTTGTGCCATTTTTTCTGCAGACAGCCATGGAAGTGACATAACTAAGTGCCAGTTCTACATGAACATGCTGGCTGAATGCCGCAGAAATTCGGGTTCTAATTCTATGATGAGCTCCTAA
- the LOC121803455 gene encoding uncharacterized protein C6C3.02c-like isoform X1 produces MRMRAESPSRSKMARRSSGGRSSRPAARSPPPQKVNRAPPPAPVQGGSGGSMLGSTIAQGMAFGTGSAMAHRAVDAVMGPRTIQHETVASEALAAPASEACSPHNKAFQDNVLPSLLRTSTSSCAIFSADSHGSDITKCQFYMNMLAECRRNSGSNSMMSS; encoded by the exons ATGAGGATGAGAGCAGAGTCTCCTTCTCGTAGCAAAATGGCTCGCCGTAGTTCAGGTG GAAGATCTTCCCGCCCAGCTGCACGCAGCCCACCTCCTCAAAAAG TGAATAGAGCTCCTCCTCCGGCCCCAGTCCAGGGTGGCTCCGGTGGATCCATGCTTGGTTCAACCATTGCTCAAG GGATGGCATTTGGTACTGGAAGTGCAATGGCACATAGGGCAGTTGATGCGGTTATGGGTCCACGTACAATTCAGCATGAAACAGTTGCATCTGAAGCTTTAGCAGCTCCTGCATCTGAAGCCTGCAGCCCGCACAATAAAGCGTTCCAAGAT AATGTCTTGCCTTCCCTGCTTCGAACTTCGACGAGCTCTTGTGCCATTTTTTCTGCAGACAGCCATGGAAGTGACATAACTAAGTGCCAGTTCTACATGAACATGCTGGCTGAATGCCGCAGAAATTCGGGTTCTAATTCTATGATGAGCTCCTAA